From Gimesia panareensis, the proteins below share one genomic window:
- a CDS encoding oxidoreductase, whose amino-acid sequence MKTVLITGASAGFGKLVAEKLLAKGYTVYAAARRVDRMQDLEAKGAHVLHMDVTDDDSVKAGVARVLEEQQRLDVLFNNAGYGSYGTIEDVPLEEIQRQYDVNVFGMGRLIQAVLPQMRKQRAGRIINTSSVVGQMSTAVVGWYASTKHAVEAFSDALRMEVKPLGIDVVVIEPGAVKTEFDEVAFGTLDSLDLAEDYKPLVAGFRKYTGGMYAKCPGPEGTANAVIKAIEAKNPKTRYATTMDAKLLPRVKRLLTDKLFDKIVLSQMK is encoded by the coding sequence ATGAAGACGGTCTTGATCACCGGCGCCTCAGCCGGGTTTGGAAAACTGGTCGCGGAGAAGCTGCTGGCGAAAGGGTACACCGTTTACGCTGCAGCCCGGCGGGTCGATCGGATGCAGGACCTGGAGGCCAAAGGCGCTCATGTGCTGCACATGGATGTGACCGATGATGACTCGGTCAAAGCGGGAGTGGCCCGAGTGCTGGAGGAACAGCAGCGACTGGATGTGCTGTTCAACAATGCGGGCTACGGTTCGTACGGCACGATTGAAGATGTACCCCTCGAAGAGATTCAGCGCCAGTATGACGTGAACGTGTTCGGCATGGGACGGCTGATCCAGGCGGTGCTCCCCCAGATGCGCAAACAGCGGGCGGGGCGGATCATCAATACGTCCTCCGTGGTAGGGCAGATGTCAACGGCGGTGGTGGGCTGGTACGCCTCGACCAAGCACGCGGTGGAAGCCTTCTCCGATGCCCTGCGGATGGAGGTCAAGCCACTGGGAATTGATGTGGTCGTCATCGAGCCGGGCGCCGTCAAAACCGAATTCGACGAAGTCGCCTTCGGCACTTTGGACAGCCTGGACCTCGCGGAAGACTACAAGCCCCTGGTCGCGGGATTTCGCAAGTATACCGGCGGCATGTACGCCAAATGCCCCGGTCCGGAAGGGACAGCGAACGCCGTGATCAAAGCGATCGAAGCGAAGAATCCCAAAACCCGCTACGCCACGACCATGGATGCCAAACTGCTTCCTCGCGTGAAGCGGCTGCTGACCGATAAGCTGTTCGATAAGATTGTGTTGAGTCAGATGAAGTAA